CGGGGCTGGTGCTGACGATGGCATGCCTCAAGCTGCTTGCTCTTTCTGTAACCGCTGCAGGCTAGCGCCGCTTTGGATTTTGTTTGCGCGACAGCAAAGACGGTTTCGATCGATCCTTTAGATGGTGACGATCACGAGCTGGAAGGCTCAACGGCCGAGTTGCGGTGTTTGCGCGCCTCGACGATGAAAGGATGATCGATGGCAGAACGCCTAACAAAAACCGGGGCCCGGAACGTCTTTTACGGCGGGTCTATTTTCTTCTTCGCGATCTTTGTCGGGCTGACGGCCCACAGCCACTATTATATCCGCACTACATCCACCGACGAATCCACGCTGACCGAAAGTGTCGCTCGCGGGAAACACGTCTGGGAAAAGAACTCCTGCATCAACTGTCACACACTCCATGGCGAGGGCGCCTATTTCGCGCCGGAACTCTCAAATGTCTGGAAGCGCTGGGGCGGCGATACCGATCCCGCGAGTGCGCGCGAGACTCTTCGCGCCTGGATGGCGTCGCAGCCCTCCGGAATCGAAGGGCGCCGCCAGATGCCGCAATTCAACCTCAGCGAACAGGAAGTCAACGACCTTGCAGATTTCCTCGAGTGGGTGAGCCGCATCATGACCCAAAACTGGCCGCCGAACCAGGCCGGATGATCGGCGACAAAGGAACAAATCTATGAAGTACAAGACACAAAGCGTCGCCATGCTCTACTTCTACGGAGCGCTTGGCCTTTTCATCGCACAGCTGCTTTTCGGCGTTCTGGCTGGAACGATCTATGTCCTGCCCAACACGGTTTCGGAACTGCTGCCCTTCAACATCGTGCGCATGGTCCACACGAATGCGCTGATTGTCTGGCTGCTGATGGGCTTCATGGGAACAACCTATTTCCTGCTCCCCGAAGAAGCTGAAACCGAGCTCTATAGTCGCAAGATTGCGGTTGCGCAGTTCTGGATCTTCCTGATTGCGGCGGCGGTCGCCGTCGTCGGATATCTCTTCCATATCCATGAGGGGCGCGAGTTTCTCGAACAACCGTTCGCCATCAAGGTCGGGATCGTCATTGTTGCTCTCATGTTCCTGTTCAACGTCACGATGACGGTGCTCAAGGGCCGAAAGACGACGGTTACCAACATCCTGCTGTTCGGTCTGTGGGGCGTTGCGATCTTCTTCCTGTTTGCCTTCTATAACCCTGCGAACCTGGCGCTCGACAAGATGTACTGGTGGTACGTCGTCCACCTGTGGGTCGAGGGTGTCTGGGAATTAATCATGGCCTCTGTGCTCGCATTCCTCATGATTAAGCTGAATGGCATCGATCGCGAAGTGGTGGAAAAGTGGCTCTATGTCATCATCGGGCTTGCACTTTTCTCCGGCATTCTCGGGACGGGGCATCACTACTACTGGATCGGCGCTCCCGGTTATTGGCAGTGGATCGGCTCGCTGTTTTCGACGCTTGAGGTAGCGCCCTTCTTCACGATGGTCGTCTTCACGTTCGTCATGACCTGGAAGGCCGGCCGCAAGCATGAGAACAAGGCCGCACTCCTGTGGTCGATCGGCTGCTCGGTCATGGCCTTCTTCGGCGCAGGCGTCTGGGGCTTCCTGCATACCCTGTCGTCGGTCAACTACTATACGCATGGCACACAGGTGACCGCAGCCCATGGGCACCTCGCCTTCTTCGGCGCCTATGTGATGCTCAACTTGGCGGCGATGGCCTATGCCATTCCTCAGATCCGCGGCCGTGCGCCCTATAATCAGTGGCTGTCGATCGCCAGCTTCTGGATCATGTGCGGTGCGATGTCCGTCATGACCTTTGCCCTAACGTTTGCTGGGGTCATTCAGGTTCATCTGCAGCGCGTGCTCGGCGAATCCTACATGGATGTCCAGGACCAGCTTGCGCTGTTTTACTGGGTGCGCCTCGGATCCGGCATGTTCGTTTTCATCAGTGCATTGATGTTCCTCTGGGCAGTCTTCGTGCCCGGGCGGCAGCGCGCCGCCGCACATGTCGTAGTACAGCCCGCCGAATAGGCGGACTTTCCCTCTCCCTCAGATTGGAATTCGTCATGACGATCGCCCTCACCAAGCCGCTGCCTCTGCCGCCGGAGATTCCCGCCTATGTCCCATCCGGCAACGAATGCACCCTCTTTGAGAGCGCCTGGACGCGGCAATTGCCGTTGCTGCTCAAGGGGCCGACAGGATGCGGCAAGACGCGATTTGTCCATCATATGGCCGCGCGTCTCGGCCTGCCTTTGTCGACGGTCTCCTGCCATGACGATCTGACCGCTGCGGATTTGACCGGGCGCTACCTCCTCAAGGGCGGTGACACGGTTTGGGTGGATGGACCGCTGACCCGTGCGGTCCGCGAGGGCGGGCTTTGCTATCTCGACGAGATCGTCGAGGCGAGGAAGGATGTCGCTGTTGTTTTGCATCCGCTCACCGACGACAGGCGGATCCTGCCGCTTGAGCGGACGGGCGAACTTCTCGAGGCCCAGCCAGGCTTCATGCTCGTCGTGTCGTACAATCCAGGCTACCAGAACCTGATGAAGGCGCTGAAACCCAGCACCCGCCAGCGCTTCGTTGCAATCGAGTTCGACTTCCTGCCCAAGAACCAGGAGATTGCAGTGGTCTCGTCCGAAAGCGGACTGGATGAAGCCCGTGTGGCGCCGCTGGTCGAACTCGCACGGCGGCTGCGCGCGCTCAAGGGACATGATCTTGAAGAGGGCGTATCGACGCGTCTGCTGGTGTATTGCGCCAGCCTGATCGATAGCGGCCTGCCGGTGCGCGATGCAGTGCGCTCGGCATTGATCGAACCGCTGACGGATGAGCCCGACGTCAAAGCGGCTCTGATCGAGGTCGCAAACGCCGTCGTCGATTGAAGGAACGGACATGCTGGAATTCCTGGAGCTTGAAGAGACCGTCGGCCGGGCCTGGCATCGGTGGGTGGGCGACACAAGGTCTTGGCCGCGCTCCCCGGATCACGCGGTCGCCTTGAATGATCTGAGGTCACCGTTGGCGGTGTGCTTTCGCGGATTCGGGGGAGAGGCAACGGTCCAATTGCAACCGGTGCGTCCGCAGACGTCGCGGCACCGGCTGAAGCTGCGCCAAGTCGTCGGGCTTGGCGAAGAGCGCAGCGATCATGCAAGACGGGACGAGTCGGCGATCATGCTGCCGGCCCAGATTGACCTGTTTGCCGACAGGGGCCTGAACCGCGACCTCTATTTCTGGATGGTCGCCTACATGGCGGTGATGGGAGAGGCTGTGCCCTCGCCTGCCGATCCCCTGCTCCTCGATCTCCATAGGATCGCGCTCGGCCGCAGCATCGCTGCGCGCGTGCTCAAGGCGTTTCCCGGCATGCGCTCGCGTTACGACCGCCTGTGCCAGGGCGTGCTTGCGGCGCGAATCCGCGGCCGGCTGCCGGGCGTCGAGAGCCAGGTTGAGGGTTTGATCTGCCTGGCACTGACCCATCCCCTTGGCCACGTCTTGCCGGAAAATGCGATGCCATCGGTTTTACGCGCTCCGGCCGGATATCTGCCGATGCTGCCTGTTCCGCTGTGGCCGGACTTCGTTGCGCAGACGGAGATGGCCGCGACCGAACGCGAGGACCTTCCCTCGAAAGGTGACGCCGCCTCCAATGACCGGCAAGCGCATGCGGCGACGCGAAAGCAGGATCGCGACGACCGCGGGCGGGATCCGTTCATTCTCAACCGGTTCGAGAAGATCCTTGCGATGGCAGAGATGGTCAATGTCGACCGGCCGACCGATGACCGCGACGATGACGCGCAGGCCGCCAACGAACTGGATGAGATGTCGCTCAGCGAAACGAAAGAGCGTCCGAAGTCGCGGTTCCACTTCGACCTCGATCTGTCGCCCGAGGCCTTCGATCCGACGCGGATCCAAGCCGAATCGACCTATCCCGAGTGGAACTACCGCAAGCAATTCTATCTTGAGGACTATTGCCGCGTCGTCGTCACCTCGGTGGAAGAGCCCCTCGCGTCATCCGTGCTGGCCTGCGACGATATGCTCGTGCGTAAGGTAAAGCGGCAGTTCGAGACATTGCGGCCGCGCCGCGAGCTCCTCAGATCGCAGGTCGATGGCAATGACCTTGACCTCGAAGCGGTGGTTCGGTCCCGGACGGATTTCCTGGCGACGGGACAGCCCGACGATCGGATCTATCAAGCCACGCGGCCGATGGCTCATGAACTTGCGACGTCGATCCTTGTCGACGTTTCTCTGTCGACCGATTCCTGGGTCGACAATCACCGCGTTCTCGATGTCGAAAAGCAGGCGCTCGACGTCTTCGCCCGCGGCCTTGACGCCTGCGGCGACAGCTTCGCCATCAACACGTTCACGTCGCGGCGGCGTTCCTGGGTCCGCATCGAAACGGTGAAAGCCTTCCACGAAGCCTTTTCACCTAAGACGGTCTCGCGCATCAACGCTATGCGGCCCGGCTACTACACCCGCATGGGAGCGGCGATCCGCCATGTGACGGCGGAGCTCTCCAAGCAAAGCAGCCGCAAAAAGCTGCTGCTGATGCTCACGGACGGAAAACCCAACGATGTCGATCATTATGAAGGACGGTTCGCGCTGGAGGACAGCCGGCGCGCTGTCGGCGAAGCGCGTGCATTAGGCCTTTCTGTTTTCGCGGTGACGATCGACCGCAATGCGCAGGACTACCTTCCTGCCATCTTCGGAAGAGGCGGATTCGCTCTCGTTTCCGATATCACCAGGCTGCCGGCCGCTTTGCCGGCCATCTATCGCGGGCTGGTTTGCTGAGGGGTGCCAGCCCCCGAAGGAGAGACCCGACCGGCTGGGGCGGCCACGGGTCTCTCCACCCCGTCAAGCTGCTTTGCTATGGGTACGGCCGGATGCGCCGATATAGGCATCGAAGGCTGCGGCCACGGCCCTGATCATGAACCTGAGATCCTTGCGCACGGTAACAAGACCGTCGCGGACCGTCACGACGCCATCGTTTTCGAGCGCACGCAGCCGATCGTTGCCGTCAAGAACCAGACCGGCTTCATGGCCGAAACGCGCTCCAAGCCGATTGAGATCGACGACGAAATCGCACATCAGCCGTTCGATGATTGCCGCCCGGAACCGGTCCTGCCCGGTCAAGCGGTACCCTTTCACGGTGGCCAGGATGCCCGAGGCAATCCGTTGCGCATAGGCCCCGGGGGCGACCTCATTTTGGACATACCCTCCCGGAAGCTTCCCGATGGCGGATGCCCCGAGACCGATCAGGGTCTCGCACGTGTCCGTGGTGTAGCCCTGGAAGTTACGCTTCAAGTCCCCGCGCGCGCTGGCCATCGAAAGTTCATCTGTCGGCAATGCGAAGTGATCAAGACCGATCTGCACGTAGCCGGCATCGACAAGCGCTTCTGCGATCGCCTCGGCCTGGCTGTTGCGCTCTTCTGCGTTCGGCAAGGTCGCCTCATCGATAAGGCGCTGATGCTTCTTGAAGGCCGGGATGTGTGCATAGCCGAAGACTGAAAAGCGTTCGGGGCGCAACCGGACGGCTGTCTGCACGGTATCGATGCAAGATGGGACCGTCTGATATGGCAGGCCATAGATCAGATCGAAGTTGATGCTACCGATGCCGGCCTCTCTCAATTGCAGAACGGCGGTCTCGGTCTGCTCGAAAGTCTGGTTGCGGTTGATGGCCGCCTGGACCACCGGATCGAAACTCTGAACCCCTAAGCTTGCACGACAGACGCCCCCCTTAGCGAGCGCGTCGACCATTTCGCTTGCGAGTGTGCGGGGATCAATCTCTACGGCGATTTCCACCTCCGGCGTTAATTCGAAGGCGTTCCTCAAATGCTTCATTAAATCTACGAACTCTTCAGGCCGCATGATCGTCGGCGTGCCGCCGCCGAAGTGCACATTTTGCACGAGCAGCGGTTGCTTCGCCCTGGACGCA
This Rhizobium sullae DNA region includes the following protein-coding sequences:
- the hemN gene encoding oxygen-independent coproporphyrinogen III oxidase, translating into MSHPLVEKYGETRLPRYTSYPTAPAFSSAIGGGTYGDWLAELHTGDPVSLYLHIPFCRSMCWYCGCHTTITKQDRPILDYLDVLRQEIDLIASRAKQPLLVQNVHFGGGTPTIMRPEEFVDLMKHLRNAFELTPEVEIAVEIDPRTLASEMVDALAKGGVCRASLGVQSFDPVVQAAINRNQTFEQTETAVLQLREAGIGSINFDLIYGLPYQTVPSCIDTVQTAVRLRPERFSVFGYAHIPAFKKHQRLIDEATLPNAEERNSQAEAIAEALVDAGYVQIGLDHFALPTDELSMASARGDLKRNFQGYTTDTCETLIGLGASAIGKLPGGYVQNEVAPGAYAQRIASGILATVKGYRLTGQDRFRAAIIERLMCDFVVDLNRLGARFGHEAGLVLDGNDRLRALENDGVVTVRDGLVTVRKDLRFMIRAVAAAFDAYIGASGRTHSKAA
- a CDS encoding nitric oxide reductase activation protein NorD — translated: MLEFLELEETVGRAWHRWVGDTRSWPRSPDHAVALNDLRSPLAVCFRGFGGEATVQLQPVRPQTSRHRLKLRQVVGLGEERSDHARRDESAIMLPAQIDLFADRGLNRDLYFWMVAYMAVMGEAVPSPADPLLLDLHRIALGRSIAARVLKAFPGMRSRYDRLCQGVLAARIRGRLPGVESQVEGLICLALTHPLGHVLPENAMPSVLRAPAGYLPMLPVPLWPDFVAQTEMAATEREDLPSKGDAASNDRQAHAATRKQDRDDRGRDPFILNRFEKILAMAEMVNVDRPTDDRDDDAQAANELDEMSLSETKERPKSRFHFDLDLSPEAFDPTRIQAESTYPEWNYRKQFYLEDYCRVVVTSVEEPLASSVLACDDMLVRKVKRQFETLRPRRELLRSQVDGNDLDLEAVVRSRTDFLATGQPDDRIYQATRPMAHELATSILVDVSLSTDSWVDNHRVLDVEKQALDVFARGLDACGDSFAINTFTSRRRSWVRIETVKAFHEAFSPKTVSRINAMRPGYYTRMGAAIRHVTAELSKQSSRKKLLLMLTDGKPNDVDHYEGRFALEDSRRAVGEARALGLSVFAVTIDRNAQDYLPAIFGRGGFALVSDITRLPAALPAIYRGLVC
- a CDS encoding CbbQ/NirQ/NorQ/GpvN family protein, translated to MTIALTKPLPLPPEIPAYVPSGNECTLFESAWTRQLPLLLKGPTGCGKTRFVHHMAARLGLPLSTVSCHDDLTAADLTGRYLLKGGDTVWVDGPLTRAVREGGLCYLDEIVEARKDVAVVLHPLTDDRRILPLERTGELLEAQPGFMLVVSYNPGYQNLMKALKPSTRQRFVAIEFDFLPKNQEIAVVSSESGLDEARVAPLVELARRLRALKGHDLEEGVSTRLLVYCASLIDSGLPVRDAVRSALIEPLTDEPDVKAALIEVANAVVD
- a CDS encoding c-type cytochrome; translation: MAERLTKTGARNVFYGGSIFFFAIFVGLTAHSHYYIRTTSTDESTLTESVARGKHVWEKNSCINCHTLHGEGAYFAPELSNVWKRWGGDTDPASARETLRAWMASQPSGIEGRRQMPQFNLSEQEVNDLADFLEWVSRIMTQNWPPNQAG
- a CDS encoding cbb3-type cytochrome c oxidase subunit I → MKYKTQSVAMLYFYGALGLFIAQLLFGVLAGTIYVLPNTVSELLPFNIVRMVHTNALIVWLLMGFMGTTYFLLPEEAETELYSRKIAVAQFWIFLIAAAVAVVGYLFHIHEGREFLEQPFAIKVGIVIVALMFLFNVTMTVLKGRKTTVTNILLFGLWGVAIFFLFAFYNPANLALDKMYWWYVVHLWVEGVWELIMASVLAFLMIKLNGIDREVVEKWLYVIIGLALFSGILGTGHHYYWIGAPGYWQWIGSLFSTLEVAPFFTMVVFTFVMTWKAGRKHENKAALLWSIGCSVMAFFGAGVWGFLHTLSSVNYYTHGTQVTAAHGHLAFFGAYVMLNLAAMAYAIPQIRGRAPYNQWLSIASFWIMCGAMSVMTFALTFAGVIQVHLQRVLGESYMDVQDQLALFYWVRLGSGMFVFISALMFLWAVFVPGRQRAAAHVVVQPAE